The Alkalihalobacillus sp. LMS6 genomic interval CTTTCTTTGCTTCCTCCTAGCTGTTACTTTTCTTTATTTTTTTGTGAACGTACGATCATTTTTGATTTCTTTAATACGTGTTCCAGACTGCTTTTAATTTCATGATAGTTCATATCTTTAGCAGGATTACGTGCAATGACTACATAATCATAATTTTGCTTTATTTCTCCTTGGATCTGCGTAAACACTTCACGAACAAATCGTTTAATACGATTCCGACAGACAGCATTCCCTACTCGTTTTGAAACCGATAATCCGAGACGTAATGAATC includes:
- the rnpA gene encoding ribonuclease P protein component; the encoded protein is MKKEQRIKKNEEFSAVFNKGSSMANRQFVLYILPKEGQDSLRLGLSVSKRVGNAVCRNRIKRFVREVFTQIQGEIKQNYDYVVIARNPAKDMNYHEIKSSLEHVLKKSKMIVRSQKNKEK